One window of Siniperca chuatsi isolate FFG_IHB_CAS linkage group LG15, ASM2008510v1, whole genome shotgun sequence genomic DNA carries:
- the zbtb42 gene encoding zinc finger and BTB domain-containing protein 18.2 isoform X2: MEFPDHSRQLLQCLSQQRHQGFLCDCTVLVGEARFKAHRAVLASCSMYFHLFYRDQLDKRDVVHLNSDIVTAPAFSLLLEFMYEGKLEFSTLPVEDVLAAASYLHMYDIVKVCKGKLKDKELSSLDEKMSEGLGLSCLERENSSDSELHSKQLIRRQPQTKSQGLHRAPPAEEFDMNSEVRLAVTDCDRSTQSRQKANGHSGRSPDLVGVNYVSAEAEPCVQTAGKTKADVSSSTVSLSQRSRASDDMDCALDLSFKPLSSRDPLHPSYVSGQLALDSQQQGTEPLVKDEHDLLSEQEDSEPMSPESQRFGNSARSSVVTGFAALFPGNNGSTAALLSQEEDLMDEEGEACRGREGAPGREVEERRGRLLGDSEEEEEDDLASSDISTSSGVLLPPGQQVCVCPLCSKVFPSPHVLQLHLSSHFREKDGARSKLSPDGSVPTCMQCNKTFSCMYTLKRHERTHSGEKPYTCGQCGKSFQYSHNLSRHAVVHTREKPHACKWCERRFTQSGDLYRHIRKFHCGLVKTLAIG; the protein is encoded by the coding sequence ATGGAGTTCCCAGACCATAGCCGCCAGTTGCTGCAGTGTCTGAGTCAGCAGCGTCACCAAGGTTTCCTCTGTGACTGCACTGTTCTTGTCGGGGAGGCTCGATTCAAAGCGCACAGAGCCGTGCTGGCCTCCTGCAGCATGTACTTCCATCTCTTCTACAGGGACCAGCTGGACAAAAGGGACGTTGTGCATCTCAACAGTGACATTGTGACAGCCCCGGCTTTCAGTCTGCTCCTTGAATTTATGTATGAGGGGAAGTTGGAATTCAGCACTCTCCCGGTGGAGGATGTCTTGGCAGCAGCCAGTTACCTCCACATGTATGATATAGTGAAAGTGTGTAAAGGCAAACTTAAAGATAAGGAACTCTCCTCTCTGGATGAAAAGATGAGTGAGGGTTTGGGACTCAGCTGTCTGGAGAGGGAAAATTCCTCAGACAGCGAGCTGCACAGTAAGCAGCTCATCCGGCGACAGCCCCAGACAAAGTCTCAGGGGCTTCACAGGGCCCCCCCAGCAGAAGAGTTTGACATGAACAGCGAAGTCAGGCTGGCTGTCACAGATTGTGATAGGTCTACACAGAGCAGGCAGAAGGCAAACGGTCACTCTGGCAGGTCCCCGGACCTTGTAGGTGTCAATTATGTGTCAGCAGAGGCCGAGCCCTGCGTCCAAAcagctggaaaaacaaaagctgatgTCAGTAGTTCCACCGTATCGCTGTCCCAGAGGTCCCGGGCTTCAGATGACATGGACTGTGCACTGGATTTGTCTTTCAAGCCTCTGTCTAGCAGAGATCCCTTACACCCCTCCTATGTCTCGGGACAGCTGGCCCtcgacagccagcagcagggCACTGAGCCACTTGTTAAAGACGAACACGACTTGCTGTCAGAGCAGGAGGACAGTGAGCCGATGAGCCCTGAGAGCCAGCGCTTTGGGAATAGTGCCAGGAGCTCAGTGGTGACAGGGTTCGCTGCCCTCTTCCCAGGCAACAACGGCTCCACAGCCGCCCTGCTCTCCCAGGAGGAGGACCTGATGGATGAGGAGGGGGAGGcctgcagagggagggagggcgcCCCGGGCAGGGaggtagaggagaggaggggtaGGCTGCTGGGGgacagcgaggaggaggaggaggacgactTGGCCTCTTCAGACATCTCCACCTCCAGCGGGGTGCTCCTGCCCCCGGggcaacaggtgtgtgtgtgcccccTCTGCAGTAAAGTCTTCCCCAGCCCCCATGTGCTGCAACTGCACCTCAGCTCACACTTCCGCGAGAAGGACGGCGCTCGCTCCAAGCTGTCCCCCGATGGCTCGGTCCCCACTTGCATGCAGTGCAACAAGACCTTCTCTTGCATGTATACCCTTAAGCGCCACGAGCGCACGCACTCTGGCGAGAAGCCATACACATGTGGCCAGTGTGGCAAGAGTTTCCAGTACTCTCATAACTTGAGTCGGCACGCTGTAGTTCACACACGTGAGAAGCCTCACGCTTGTAAGTGGTGCGAACGGCGCTTCACCCAGTCTGGGGACCTCTACCGCCACATCAGGAAGTTTCACTGTGGCCTTGTCAAGACTCTCGCCATTGGATAA
- the zbtb42 gene encoding zinc finger and BTB domain-containing protein 18.2 isoform X1: MGYEGRMEFPDHSRQLLQCLSQQRHQGFLCDCTVLVGEARFKAHRAVLASCSMYFHLFYRDQLDKRDVVHLNSDIVTAPAFSLLLEFMYEGKLEFSTLPVEDVLAAASYLHMYDIVKVCKGKLKDKELSSLDEKMSEGLGLSCLERENSSDSELHSKQLIRRQPQTKSQGLHRAPPAEEFDMNSEVRLAVTDCDRSTQSRQKANGHSGRSPDLVGVNYVSAEAEPCVQTAGKTKADVSSSTVSLSQRSRASDDMDCALDLSFKPLSSRDPLHPSYVSGQLALDSQQQGTEPLVKDEHDLLSEQEDSEPMSPESQRFGNSARSSVVTGFAALFPGNNGSTAALLSQEEDLMDEEGEACRGREGAPGREVEERRGRLLGDSEEEEEDDLASSDISTSSGVLLPPGQQVCVCPLCSKVFPSPHVLQLHLSSHFREKDGARSKLSPDGSVPTCMQCNKTFSCMYTLKRHERTHSGEKPYTCGQCGKSFQYSHNLSRHAVVHTREKPHACKWCERRFTQSGDLYRHIRKFHCGLVKTLAIG; the protein is encoded by the exons ATGG GTTATGAAGGAAGAATGGAGTTCCCAGACCATAGCCGCCAGTTGCTGCAGTGTCTGAGTCAGCAGCGTCACCAAGGTTTCCTCTGTGACTGCACTGTTCTTGTCGGGGAGGCTCGATTCAAAGCGCACAGAGCCGTGCTGGCCTCCTGCAGCATGTACTTCCATCTCTTCTACAGGGACCAGCTGGACAAAAGGGACGTTGTGCATCTCAACAGTGACATTGTGACAGCCCCGGCTTTCAGTCTGCTCCTTGAATTTATGTATGAGGGGAAGTTGGAATTCAGCACTCTCCCGGTGGAGGATGTCTTGGCAGCAGCCAGTTACCTCCACATGTATGATATAGTGAAAGTGTGTAAAGGCAAACTTAAAGATAAGGAACTCTCCTCTCTGGATGAAAAGATGAGTGAGGGTTTGGGACTCAGCTGTCTGGAGAGGGAAAATTCCTCAGACAGCGAGCTGCACAGTAAGCAGCTCATCCGGCGACAGCCCCAGACAAAGTCTCAGGGGCTTCACAGGGCCCCCCCAGCAGAAGAGTTTGACATGAACAGCGAAGTCAGGCTGGCTGTCACAGATTGTGATAGGTCTACACAGAGCAGGCAGAAGGCAAACGGTCACTCTGGCAGGTCCCCGGACCTTGTAGGTGTCAATTATGTGTCAGCAGAGGCCGAGCCCTGCGTCCAAAcagctggaaaaacaaaagctgatgTCAGTAGTTCCACCGTATCGCTGTCCCAGAGGTCCCGGGCTTCAGATGACATGGACTGTGCACTGGATTTGTCTTTCAAGCCTCTGTCTAGCAGAGATCCCTTACACCCCTCCTATGTCTCGGGACAGCTGGCCCtcgacagccagcagcagggCACTGAGCCACTTGTTAAAGACGAACACGACTTGCTGTCAGAGCAGGAGGACAGTGAGCCGATGAGCCCTGAGAGCCAGCGCTTTGGGAATAGTGCCAGGAGCTCAGTGGTGACAGGGTTCGCTGCCCTCTTCCCAGGCAACAACGGCTCCACAGCCGCCCTGCTCTCCCAGGAGGAGGACCTGATGGATGAGGAGGGGGAGGcctgcagagggagggagggcgcCCCGGGCAGGGaggtagaggagaggaggggtaGGCTGCTGGGGgacagcgaggaggaggaggaggacgactTGGCCTCTTCAGACATCTCCACCTCCAGCGGGGTGCTCCTGCCCCCGGggcaacaggtgtgtgtgtgcccccTCTGCAGTAAAGTCTTCCCCAGCCCCCATGTGCTGCAACTGCACCTCAGCTCACACTTCCGCGAGAAGGACGGCGCTCGCTCCAAGCTGTCCCCCGATGGCTCGGTCCCCACTTGCATGCAGTGCAACAAGACCTTCTCTTGCATGTATACCCTTAAGCGCCACGAGCGCACGCACTCTGGCGAGAAGCCATACACATGTGGCCAGTGTGGCAAGAGTTTCCAGTACTCTCATAACTTGAGTCGGCACGCTGTAGTTCACACACGTGAGAAGCCTCACGCTTGTAAGTGGTGCGAACGGCGCTTCACCCAGTCTGGGGACCTCTACCGCCACATCAGGAAGTTTCACTGTGGCCTTGTCAAGACTCTCGCCATTGGATAA